Proteins from a single region of Dyadobacter fanqingshengii:
- a CDS encoding HepT-like ribonuclease domain-containing protein has product MKEAEYDKVRLLHILEAINYIGTFIEGKIIDDLYKDPMLRFAIERQLEIIGEATNHLSENLKSDNPEIEWRKVTAFRNFIIHEYFGVDLELVWDIVINKISPL; this is encoded by the coding sequence ATGAAAGAGGCTGAATATGATAAGGTGAGGCTTCTTCATATCCTTGAAGCAATCAACTACATAGGAACTTTTATTGAAGGAAAGATTATAGATGATCTTTACAAAGATCCGATGCTACGCTTCGCTATTGAGCGACAACTGGAAATAATAGGCGAAGCTACAAATCACCTATCTGAAAATTTGAAATCGGACAACCCGGAAATTGAATGGCGAAAGGTTACAGCATTCCGGAATTTTATAATTCATGAATATTTTGGTGTTGATCTTGAATTAGTGTGGGACATTGTCATCAACAAGATTTCGCCGCTGTAA
- a CDS encoding protein-disulfide reductase DsbD family protein, with protein sequence MKRRLLISLVLCLFFSQAVFAQLQKAKAHWTYTFSKPEVKKGETVDLVFTAIVDKDWYIYSSDFDPDLGPMLTTFNFEKNNTFEVVGKLKPQNPKEKFEEVWGGKVRYFEGKGVFKQTIKILADNPVIKGSSEYQTCSHVTGLCIPGNDDFEFKGLKVVAGAATTDTQPKVGQTTSQTDSSSEVVATSSDQPADTSITINAGDADTSAQAEAAATLSQTLSSEDDSDDKSLWGFALAAFLSGLVALLTPCVFPIIPMTVSYFTNQEKGKLKAFIYGISIVLIYTLIGTVVSRLNGPAFANFLSTHWIPNLLFFAIFFVFGLSFLGLFEIVLPSGFVNKMDQKADQGGYAGVFFMAFTLVLVSFSCTGPIVGSLLVASAGGEVVKPIIGMASFSAAFAIPFTLFALFPQWLKSLPKSGGWLNTVKVVLGFLELALALKFFSIADQVYHWRLLDREVYLAFWIVIFGLLGFYLLGKIRTPHDSPLEKVSVPRLLLSIVTFTFVVYMIPGMWGAPLKALAGYLPPQSTLDFDLNKRTAGIASNIAPGETRKYADLFHLPHELEGFFDYKDALAYAKKVNKPVFIDFTGHGCVNCREMEARVWVDPAVQQRLREDYVIVALYVDDKTELPEASWYTSKYDNKVKKTIGAQNADLQIVKYNNNAQPHYCLVDHEGNLLVKPKNYDLNPANFAAFLDSGKAAFRKK encoded by the coding sequence ATGAAACGCCGCCTTCTCATTTCCCTTGTTCTTTGTTTATTTTTTTCGCAAGCCGTTTTTGCTCAATTACAAAAAGCCAAAGCACACTGGACCTACACATTTTCTAAGCCGGAAGTAAAGAAGGGCGAGACGGTTGATCTGGTTTTCACGGCCATCGTCGACAAGGATTGGTACATTTATTCCAGCGATTTCGACCCGGATCTGGGGCCCATGCTGACGACATTCAATTTTGAAAAAAACAACACTTTTGAAGTTGTAGGCAAGCTTAAACCACAGAATCCAAAAGAGAAATTTGAGGAAGTCTGGGGTGGAAAGGTTCGTTATTTTGAAGGAAAAGGCGTTTTTAAACAAACTATAAAAATACTTGCAGATAATCCGGTCATTAAGGGCAGTTCGGAATATCAAACTTGCAGCCACGTCACCGGGCTTTGCATTCCAGGCAATGATGATTTTGAATTCAAAGGCCTGAAAGTCGTAGCCGGCGCAGCGACCACCGACACCCAGCCCAAAGTAGGTCAGACAACATCTCAAACTGACTCATCCTCAGAGGTTGTTGCCACGTCATCGGACCAACCGGCTGACACTTCTATCACCATAAATGCAGGCGATGCCGACACATCAGCCCAAGCAGAAGCCGCTGCAACATTATCACAAACATTAAGTTCAGAAGATGATTCGGATGATAAATCGCTCTGGGGCTTTGCATTAGCCGCGTTTTTATCCGGCCTGGTTGCATTGCTAACCCCCTGCGTTTTTCCTATTATTCCTATGACCGTGAGTTACTTCACTAATCAGGAAAAAGGGAAGCTGAAAGCGTTCATATACGGCATTTCCATTGTTTTGATATATACGTTAATAGGAACCGTAGTTTCCAGATTAAATGGCCCTGCGTTTGCTAATTTTCTGAGCACGCACTGGATTCCTAACTTGCTGTTCTTTGCCATTTTCTTTGTTTTTGGATTGTCGTTTTTAGGACTGTTTGAAATCGTTTTGCCCAGTGGTTTTGTAAATAAAATGGATCAAAAGGCCGATCAAGGTGGTTATGCGGGCGTTTTCTTCATGGCATTTACATTGGTGCTGGTTTCATTTTCCTGCACGGGGCCCATTGTAGGAAGTTTGCTGGTTGCGTCTGCGGGCGGCGAAGTGGTGAAGCCGATCATTGGAATGGCCTCGTTTTCAGCTGCATTTGCAATCCCGTTTACCCTGTTCGCTCTTTTTCCACAATGGTTAAAGTCATTGCCCAAATCCGGCGGCTGGCTGAACACGGTGAAGGTTGTTTTGGGCTTTTTGGAACTGGCATTAGCATTGAAATTTTTCAGCATTGCCGATCAGGTTTATCACTGGCGCTTGCTGGATCGAGAAGTCTATCTGGCATTCTGGATCGTCATTTTCGGCTTATTAGGGTTTTATCTTTTGGGCAAAATCAGAACGCCTCACGATTCTCCGCTTGAAAAAGTAAGTGTTCCCCGATTGCTTTTATCCATTGTAACATTCACATTCGTAGTCTATATGATCCCAGGCATGTGGGGCGCGCCATTGAAAGCATTGGCCGGTTACCTGCCTCCGCAGTCTACACTGGATTTTGACTTAAACAAAAGAACTGCCGGAATTGCCTCAAACATTGCTCCCGGCGAAACCCGCAAATATGCCGATCTTTTTCACTTACCTCACGAATTGGAAGGCTTCTTCGATTATAAAGACGCATTAGCCTACGCCAAAAAGGTCAATAAGCCTGTTTTCATTGATTTTACCGGTCACGGATGCGTCAACTGCCGCGAAATGGAAGCAAGAGTCTGGGTGGACCCGGCCGTGCAGCAACGTCTTCGGGAGGATTATGTGATCGTTGCGCTCTACGTGGATGACAAAACAGAATTGCCGGAAGCGTCCTGGTACACATCCAAATATGACAACAAAGTCAAAAAAACCATCGGCGCCCAGAATGCAGACTTGCAAATCGTGAAATACAACAACAACGCGCAGCCACATTACTGCCTGGTTGATCACGAAGGGAATTTGCTCGTAAAGCCCAAGAACTATGATTTGAACCCTGCAAATTTCGCGGCGTTTCTGGATAGCGGGAAAGCGGCGTTTAGGAAAAAATAA
- the mntA gene encoding type VII toxin-antitoxin system MntA family adenylyltransferase antitoxin, whose amino-acid sequence MEELAEKAALFFKDKPVKKAYIFGSAARGDKNPSSDLDILVDLDYEKGADFFSFFDMQEQLTTLLGTDVDLVSSNGLSPHIKPQIDLEKRLIYERG is encoded by the coding sequence ATGGAAGAATTAGCAGAAAAAGCAGCTCTTTTCTTTAAGGATAAGCCGGTTAAAAAAGCGTACATTTTTGGATCTGCCGCACGTGGAGATAAAAATCCGTCGAGCGACTTGGATATTCTTGTTGATCTTGATTATGAAAAGGGAGCCGACTTTTTCAGTTTTTTTGACATGCAAGAACAACTCACTACTTTACTTGGCACCGACGTTGACCTGGTAAGCTCTAATGGCTTATCACCCCATATTAAGCCTCAAATTGATCTGGAAAAGAGATTGATCTATGAAAGAGGCTGA
- a CDS encoding c-type cytochrome: protein MPFRKGLLFVLLLLCDLCEGQVPEFYKDVQPIIHANCVPCHRTGEAAPFPLITFEDVSKRSKFIKQVVSSRYMPPWKADNHFNSFANDRSLSDKDIKTIVGWIDGGTPKGKQNLKAEQDLQARVNAGTAYKRKPDLSLRIKEAFVVKGDAAERFVMFKIPFELAQEANVEAIEFTSNNKKLIHHANFAIHPVTDPAIDLNNSVDFVDLSGPSGDKYYEWVKYKKEMTYYGGWIPGTTVETYPEDMGWVMPKRGVVLVTVHFGPSSVDAESIDGINIFFKTSPIKRKVKVISLGSGGIGEKDISPPFMIFADEIKSFRLRIANNQPDVSLLYAWPHMHYLGKEFKAYATTAAGDTIKLVHVPAWDFRWQEIYKYKKPLLLPKGAIVHVEGTYDNTAANPANPHSPPELVMSTGNMRSDQEMMTLILMYVEREAGDENLVFKWN, encoded by the coding sequence ATGCCGTTCCGAAAAGGCCTTTTGTTTGTGCTTTTGTTGTTGTGTGATTTGTGTGAAGGCCAGGTTCCGGAGTTTTATAAGGATGTCCAGCCCATCATTCATGCCAATTGCGTGCCTTGCCATCGGACGGGTGAGGCGGCGCCGTTTCCTCTCATTACTTTTGAAGATGTTAGCAAGCGATCCAAGTTTATCAAACAGGTCGTAAGCTCGCGCTATATGCCGCCCTGGAAAGCGGATAACCATTTCAATTCCTTTGCGAATGATCGCTCACTGAGCGATAAGGACATAAAGACCATTGTCGGCTGGATTGATGGCGGCACGCCGAAAGGCAAGCAAAATTTGAAAGCCGAACAGGATTTGCAGGCGCGGGTGAATGCGGGGACGGCTTACAAACGCAAGCCGGATCTTTCGCTCCGAATTAAGGAGGCATTTGTGGTCAAAGGCGATGCCGCGGAACGGTTTGTGATGTTCAAAATCCCGTTTGAGCTCGCGCAGGAGGCTAACGTTGAGGCTATTGAGTTTACTTCTAATAACAAAAAGCTCATCCACCACGCCAATTTCGCTATCCATCCTGTTACCGATCCTGCCATTGACCTGAATAATTCCGTGGATTTTGTGGATCTGAGCGGGCCGTCCGGCGACAAATATTATGAATGGGTCAAATACAAAAAGGAAATGACCTATTACGGCGGCTGGATTCCCGGAACAACTGTCGAGACTTACCCCGAAGATATGGGCTGGGTGATGCCAAAACGCGGCGTCGTGCTGGTAACTGTGCATTTCGGACCGTCGTCTGTTGATGCAGAAAGCATTGATGGGATAAATATTTTCTTTAAAACGAGCCCGATCAAACGGAAGGTGAAAGTGATCAGTCTGGGTTCCGGTGGGATCGGGGAGAAAGATATCAGTCCGCCATTCATGATTTTTGCAGATGAGATCAAGAGCTTCCGTTTGCGGATCGCTAATAACCAGCCGGATGTCTCGCTGCTGTATGCCTGGCCGCACATGCATTACTTGGGCAAGGAATTTAAAGCTTATGCGACCACCGCGGCGGGCGATACGATCAAGCTCGTGCATGTGCCTGCGTGGGACTTTCGCTGGCAGGAAATTTATAAATATAAAAAGCCTTTATTATTGCCAAAAGGTGCCATAGTGCATGTGGAAGGCACTTATGACAACACGGCGGCTAACCCCGCTAACCCACACAGTCCGCCGGAACTGGTGATGTCGACGGGTAACATGCGGAGCGACCAGGAAATGATGACGTTGATTTTAATGTATGTGGAGCGTGAGGCCGGAGATGAAAATCTGGTCTTCAAATGGAATTAG
- a CDS encoding VCBS repeat-containing protein: protein MGRLCFFFIFLIPLLGVSRPGQTQSLFTLLSPKDTKVSFVNKIEENDSLHIFRYEYLYNGNGIGIGDFNNDGSPDLFISGNTVANKLYLNKSLNGKITFEDISKKSKIEGNGTWSTGVSVADVNGDGLLDIYVCHSGFFRKLSDRNNELFINQGIKNGVPVFKEMAVEAGLNAIGSQSTQAAFFDYDKDGDLDMFLLNHSNHTVNPFLNTREMRATPNPYYGNRLFENISENGKLKFKDVTQKAGIINNALNFGLSVIVADINQDGWPDLYTTSDYTEVDCYYVNNKNGTFTESLKKSFTHVSKFSMGADVSDFNNDGKPDVLTLDMLPEDNHRQKLLKGPDVYDQYHLLLDSGYYHQNMRNMLHLNRGTDAEGNVRFSEIGQMSGVSNTDWSWAGLMADLDNDGWKDLLITNGYLRDFTNMDFLKYTVADEQMKEVGKGNLNFKTYSLVQKMPSNKLKNYLFQNTADASKQFAFEDVSEKWGFNEDAVSNAAAYADFDGDGDLDIVISNMNEAVSIYQNNGEQKSLTIKLKGLGKNTQAFGSKVWVYANGIKQYAELYPVRGYQATVTSALHFGLGKASKVDSVRVVWPSGKVTMLANSTEKILILKEEEAGEVNKSETASVNTTFQKIPAQSIGIDFVHNENEFVDFKVEVLLPYQLSKLGPALAKADVNGDGLEDLFFGGASNQFGVLYLQKPDGKFEGANAQPWRQNVACEEVNALFFDADKDGDQDLYVVSGGNEFEDQAPEYRDHLYINDGKGNFHEEVLALPSMKNPKQCAVSADMDGDGDMDIFVGGRAVPGSFPMAARSYVLRNDSQGNTIKFTDATADWSKDLLNPGMVTGAVFADLDQDKKPDLMLIGDWMAVKVFRNTGNAFTEQLPAELSDTDGMWAALMPVDLDKDGDMDFVLGNGGLNNQYKASAEQPVTIYYDDFDKNGVVDPVCTYFIGDKNYPMFSRDEMLDQIPFLKRKYTNYALYADATLTDILGQEAVEKSKKVYCKQLSSIVLENKGDFKFQIHDLPEEAQISRVSAIVPLEMDGNNRTGLLLAGNFSCYRVQLGPCDASVGVALRQVAPFRFVTVSPAESGFWAGGEIRSGVRLNNSRIVIGVNGGDPLIFEQTGQK from the coding sequence ATGGGTAGACTCTGCTTTTTCTTTATTTTCCTGATTCCCCTCCTCGGCGTTTCCAGACCGGGTCAAACGCAAAGCCTCTTCACTCTTTTGTCACCCAAAGACACAAAAGTCAGTTTCGTTAATAAGATAGAAGAGAACGATTCGCTGCACATTTTCCGCTACGAATATCTTTACAATGGAAACGGCATTGGCATTGGCGATTTTAACAATGATGGCTCGCCTGACCTTTTTATTTCGGGAAATACGGTTGCTAACAAGTTGTATCTTAATAAGTCTTTAAATGGAAAAATCACATTTGAAGATATTAGTAAAAAATCAAAAATAGAAGGCAACGGAACCTGGTCAACGGGCGTGAGCGTCGCGGATGTAAATGGAGATGGACTCCTGGATATTTACGTCTGCCATTCGGGCTTTTTCCGCAAATTGTCCGACCGTAATAATGAGCTTTTTATTAATCAGGGGATCAAAAACGGCGTTCCGGTTTTTAAGGAGATGGCGGTTGAGGCTGGTTTGAATGCGATTGGCTCGCAATCGACGCAGGCCGCTTTTTTTGATTATGACAAGGATGGCGATCTGGATATGTTCCTTTTAAACCACTCCAATCACACGGTTAACCCATTCCTGAACACCCGCGAAATGCGCGCAACGCCTAATCCTTATTATGGGAACAGGCTTTTTGAGAACATTAGCGAGAATGGGAAACTGAAATTCAAGGACGTTACGCAAAAGGCGGGCATCATTAACAATGCATTGAATTTCGGCCTGAGCGTTATTGTGGCTGACATTAACCAGGACGGCTGGCCGGATTTGTACACGACGAGCGATTACACGGAAGTGGACTGCTATTATGTCAACAATAAGAACGGGACATTCACCGAGTCTTTGAAAAAATCATTTACTCATGTCTCCAAATTCTCCATGGGAGCCGATGTGAGTGATTTCAATAATGACGGAAAACCTGATGTCCTCACACTGGACATGCTTCCGGAAGACAATCATCGTCAAAAATTGCTCAAAGGACCGGACGTTTATGACCAATATCATTTGCTTCTTGACAGCGGTTATTATCACCAGAATATGCGGAATATGCTGCATTTGAATCGCGGAACGGATGCAGAGGGCAATGTTAGGTTTAGCGAAATCGGTCAAATGTCTGGCGTTTCAAACACGGATTGGAGCTGGGCGGGCTTAATGGCCGATCTGGACAATGATGGCTGGAAGGATCTGCTTATTACCAATGGTTATCTGCGCGATTTTACCAACATGGATTTTTTGAAATATACCGTTGCAGATGAGCAAATGAAGGAAGTGGGCAAAGGAAACCTGAATTTCAAGACTTACAGCCTTGTTCAGAAAATGCCTTCCAACAAGTTGAAAAACTATTTATTCCAAAATACAGCTGACGCTTCGAAGCAATTTGCATTCGAGGATGTGTCGGAAAAATGGGGTTTTAATGAAGACGCAGTTTCCAATGCGGCGGCTTATGCGGACTTTGACGGCGACGGCGATCTGGACATTGTAATTTCCAACATGAATGAGGCGGTTTCGATTTATCAGAACAATGGTGAACAAAAAAGTCTGACTATAAAGCTTAAAGGTCTGGGAAAAAATACGCAGGCTTTTGGGAGTAAGGTTTGGGTTTATGCCAATGGTATTAAACAATATGCAGAGCTCTATCCGGTGAGGGGTTATCAGGCAACGGTAACGTCAGCGTTGCATTTTGGCTTGGGAAAAGCTTCTAAGGTTGATTCAGTAAGGGTTGTTTGGCCTTCCGGGAAGGTGACTATGCTGGCGAATTCGACTGAGAAAATTTTGATTTTAAAAGAAGAGGAGGCCGGAGAAGTAAACAAATCCGAAACTGCATCTGTTAACACAACATTTCAGAAAATCCCCGCACAAAGCATTGGCATTGACTTCGTTCACAACGAAAATGAATTTGTGGACTTCAAAGTGGAGGTTCTCTTGCCTTATCAATTATCCAAACTTGGTCCGGCACTGGCAAAAGCGGATGTCAATGGCGACGGTTTGGAAGATTTGTTTTTTGGCGGCGCTTCCAATCAGTTTGGCGTACTTTATCTGCAAAAGCCAGACGGTAAATTTGAGGGTGCAAATGCACAGCCCTGGCGGCAAAATGTGGCTTGTGAAGAAGTGAATGCATTATTTTTTGACGCAGATAAGGATGGCGATCAGGATTTGTACGTGGTTAGCGGTGGTAATGAGTTTGAAGATCAGGCGCCAGAATATCGGGACCATTTGTATATTAATGATGGAAAAGGCAATTTTCACGAAGAAGTTTTAGCATTGCCCTCCATGAAAAACCCGAAGCAATGTGCTGTAAGTGCTGACATGGACGGAGACGGTGATATGGATATTTTCGTAGGGGGGCGCGCCGTTCCCGGATCCTTTCCGATGGCTGCCAGAAGTTATGTTTTAAGAAATGATAGCCAGGGGAACACAATCAAATTTACCGACGCGACAGCCGATTGGTCCAAAGATCTGTTGAATCCGGGTATGGTTACGGGCGCTGTTTTCGCGGACCTGGATCAGGATAAAAAGCCGGACCTAATGTTAATAGGCGATTGGATGGCCGTTAAAGTGTTCAGAAATACCGGTAATGCATTCACGGAACAGCTTCCCGCAGAACTAAGCGATACGGACGGAATGTGGGCCGCATTAATGCCCGTTGATCTTGACAAGGATGGCGATATGGATTTTGTTTTAGGGAATGGTGGATTAAATAACCAATACAAAGCATCCGCCGAACAACCCGTGACGATCTATTATGATGACTTCGATAAAAACGGTGTAGTTGATCCGGTCTGCACTTATTTTATTGGAGACAAAAATTACCCGATGTTTTCCCGCGACGAAATGCTGGACCAGATACCATTCCTGAAAAGAAAATACACCAACTACGCGCTTTACGCAGATGCTACCCTGACAGATATATTGGGTCAGGAAGCAGTTGAAAAAAGTAAAAAGGTCTACTGTAAGCAACTCTCAAGCATTGTGCTTGAAAATAAAGGCGATTTCAAATTTCAAATCCATGACCTGCCGGAGGAGGCGCAGATTTCGCGGGTAAGTGCCATTGTTCCGCTGGAAATGGATGGAAACAACAGGACCGGCTTACTGCTAGCAGGTAACTTTTCCTGCTATCGCGTGCAGTTGGGACCCTGCGACGCATCCGTAGGCGTAGCATTGCGGCAGGTTGCGCCCTTCCGGTTTGTAACTGTAAGCCCTGCCGAATCCGGATTTTGGGCGGGCGGCGAAATAAGAAGCGGTGTCCGGCTAAACAACTCGCGTATAGTGATAGGCGTTAACGGCGGAGATCCCTTAATATTTGAACAGACAGGTCAGAAATGA
- a CDS encoding vanadium-dependent haloperoxidase encodes MRKRFTLYMLVTWLVGHCASGFAPPVGPSPRLLHRAEKNLTRAIMHDIFSPPAASRIYLYANVAAYETLVMQDENYRTLHGQVAGFPNIPGLKSDKKVNYELAAVYAFFKTGGKLVFSEHLLTDSVNVILNDFREKDTLVYNNSIRLGQAVSDSVLSWSTKDNYASTRAKRRYTYSKQKGKWTPTPPGFIDAVEPYWSQIRPVSLDSAGQFKPVPPHAYNTDTASLFMKEVREVYHVTRKLTQEEILIASFWDCNPFYLNTQGHLNFATKKLSPGGHWISIAGQAAESKNKNWQETAAAYVLTSMALFDGFISCWDEKYRSQFIRPETVINAYMDEKWRPLLQTPPFPEYTSGHSVISAAAAVVLTAVLGDHFAFDDHTETDYGLPVRSFKSFKEASEEAGISRLYGGIHFRSAIVNGQVQGDRIGQHLLSRIKVKR; translated from the coding sequence ATGAGAAAGCGATTTACATTATATATGCTGGTAACATGGCTGGTTGGGCATTGCGCGTCCGGCTTTGCGCCTCCTGTTGGCCCTTCGCCCCGGCTGCTGCACAGGGCAGAGAAAAACCTTACCCGTGCCATTATGCATGATATTTTCTCGCCACCCGCTGCAAGTCGTATTTATCTCTATGCCAATGTTGCAGCATACGAAACACTGGTTATGCAGGATGAAAACTATCGCACTCTCCACGGACAAGTCGCTGGTTTTCCCAACATACCAGGTTTGAAAAGCGATAAAAAGGTCAATTATGAACTGGCGGCTGTATACGCTTTTTTTAAAACCGGCGGAAAACTGGTGTTCTCAGAGCATTTGCTGACAGACAGCGTGAATGTGATCTTAAACGACTTTCGGGAGAAAGACACATTGGTTTACAATAATTCAATAAGACTTGGACAAGCCGTAAGTGATAGCGTCCTATCATGGTCAACGAAAGACAATTATGCATCAACCCGGGCGAAACGCCGCTATACTTACAGTAAACAAAAGGGCAAATGGACGCCGACTCCACCAGGTTTTATTGACGCTGTGGAACCATATTGGTCTCAAATCCGCCCGGTAAGCCTGGACTCGGCCGGGCAGTTCAAACCGGTTCCGCCGCATGCATATAATACGGACACGGCGAGTTTGTTTATGAAAGAAGTCCGTGAGGTTTATCATGTTACCAGAAAGTTAACCCAGGAAGAAATCCTGATTGCGAGTTTTTGGGACTGTAATCCTTTTTATCTCAACACGCAGGGCCACCTCAATTTTGCCACTAAAAAGCTGTCCCCCGGAGGTCATTGGATATCCATTGCAGGCCAGGCCGCCGAAAGTAAAAACAAGAACTGGCAGGAAACCGCAGCCGCTTACGTGCTGACTTCCATGGCTTTGTTCGATGGATTCATTAGTTGTTGGGATGAAAAGTACAGAAGTCAGTTTATCCGCCCCGAAACGGTCATCAATGCTTATATGGATGAAAAATGGCGTCCATTGCTGCAAACACCACCATTTCCTGAATATACCAGTGGGCACAGCGTTATTTCCGCTGCGGCAGCGGTTGTGTTAACAGCGGTTTTGGGGGATCATTTTGCTTTTGATGATCACACGGAAACCGATTATGGACTTCCTGTTCGCAGTTTTAAGTCTTTCAAAGAAGCAAGCGAAGAAGCAGGCATCAGCCGTTTATATGGCGGGATCCATTTTAGGTCTGCAATTGTCAATGGCCAGGTGCAAGGCGACCGAATCGGCCAACATTTGCTTTCCAGAATAAAGGTCAAACGCTAA
- the argB gene encoding acetylglutamate kinase, with protein sequence MSQALYVIKIGGNVIDNLEACTRFLNDFAKLDAPKILVHGGGKVATQIAAKLQIETQMVEGRRITDKAMLDVVTMVYGGLVNKNLVAQLQSFNCNAIGLTGADGGIIRSVKRPVKTVDYGFVGDIEAVNAKQINALLSSDLIPVIAPLTYSSEGLLLNTNADTMASATAVAMAELYEVNLIYCFEKKGVLSDPDDDNAVISSLDPVSYAEYKSSGVINKGMIPKLDSAFEALNDGVLQVTICHADDLLEAAKSAAGTVIALNTTY encoded by the coding sequence ATGTCCCAAGCCCTTTATGTTATAAAAATAGGCGGTAATGTTATCGACAACCTGGAAGCCTGCACCCGTTTTCTGAACGACTTTGCCAAACTCGACGCTCCAAAAATCCTCGTTCACGGCGGCGGAAAGGTAGCAACTCAGATCGCAGCCAAACTGCAAATTGAAACACAGATGGTGGAAGGCCGCAGAATTACGGATAAGGCAATGCTGGACGTCGTGACAATGGTTTATGGTGGATTGGTCAACAAAAATCTTGTAGCACAATTACAATCATTCAACTGCAACGCCATCGGCCTCACCGGTGCTGACGGCGGCATCATACGTTCAGTAAAACGGCCAGTGAAAACCGTTGATTACGGATTTGTTGGCGACATTGAAGCAGTAAATGCGAAACAAATAAATGCACTATTAAGCAGCGATCTCATCCCGGTCATCGCCCCGCTTACTTACAGCTCGGAAGGCCTATTACTAAACACAAACGCCGACACCATGGCATCCGCAACCGCAGTCGCTATGGCTGAACTATACGAAGTAAATCTTATTTATTGTTTCGAGAAAAAAGGCGTTTTATCCGATCCTGACGACGATAACGCGGTCATTTCATCCCTCGATCCGGTTTCCTACGCTGAATATAAATCATCCGGCGTGATCAACAAAGGCATGATTCCGAAGCTGGATAGTGCATTTGAAGCATTAAATGATGGCGTCCTGCAAGTGACGATCTGCCATGCGGATGATTTGCTGGAAGCGGCGAAGTCCGCGGCTGGGACGGTAATAGCGCTGAATACTACTTATTAA